One segment of Neodiprion fabricii isolate iyNeoFabr1 chromosome 1, iyNeoFabr1.1, whole genome shotgun sequence DNA contains the following:
- the LOC124181315 gene encoding uncharacterized protein LOC124181315 isoform X2, whose product MIPLLLGLLALGGARGSPSPSTSDTSRADTTPSASSALGALYRQARSDQYYTSRYAGDGLSVSSGTIGTRSPDSNEPRDAAYFESRCITCDPNKPSASGASDRGYRQKPRYDWYDYDLEDRRSPVSYRDRYDDYDRGRSPGYENRYDRDRVYDRDPGYDRNYDRGYYERGNGYDNLDSRYPYESREDVRYYSPSRRPSYYEDPYVPRYDRRNRYGNRYEQSYDRYDPYDRIYSRKPAVDDRYIYDRFGSRGGSAGGIGYGGGAAGGGGGYFASGSSGSWGPGYDRGYASAWNYAGSRDRDRDRDNWRDRDFNRDRDPGYYRPRDYFYDSTAAPGASRGTSYLHDRPESSTPSNSIGQESATNSPKSQDTNKVYKD is encoded by the exons ATG ATACCGCTCCTCCTGGGATTGCTTGCTCTTGGTGGAGCGAGGGGTTCGCCGTCACCGTCGACGTCGGATACGTCGAGGGCGGACACGACGCCGTCAGCCTCGTCGGCGCTCGGCGCTCTCTACCGTCAGGCTCGTTCCGACCAATATTACACGAGCAGATACGCCGGGGACGGTTTATCCGTGAGTTCAGGAACAATCGGCACCCGGAGTCCGGATTCGAACGAGCCGAGAGACGCCGCCTATTTCGAATCACGATGCATCACCTGCGACCCGAACAAGCCCTCGGCGTCCGGCGCCTCTGATCGTGG GTACAGACAGAAGCCACGATACGACTGGTACGACTACGACCTTGAGGATCGAAGGTCACCCGTCAGCTACAGAGATCGATACGACGACTACGATCGAGGCAGGTCACCTGG ATACGAGAATCGCTACGACCGCGATCGAGTCTACGATCGAGATCCAGGCTACGACCGAAACTACGACCGAGGTTATTACGAGCGGGGAAACGGATACGACAATCTGGATTCTCGCTACCCTTACGAGAGCCGAGAGGACGTCCGGTATTACAGCCCATCCAGGAGGCCAAGCTACTACGAGGATCCGTACGTGCCGCGATACGACCGACGCAACCGGTACGGAAATCGGTACGAGCAGTCCTACGACAGGTACGATCCCTATGACAGGATCTACAGCAGGAAACCCGCCGTCGACGATCGCTACATCTACGACCGATTCGGAAGCAGGGGAGGCAGCGCTGGTGGCATCGGATACGGAGGCGGCGCGGCGGGCGGAGGCGGAGGATACTTTGCTTCAGGGTCGTCTGGAAGCTGGGGACCGGGATACGACCGCGGATACGCCAGCGCCTGGAACTACGCCGGGAGCAGGGACAGAGACAGGGACAGGGACAACTGGAGGGACAGGGACTTCAACCGAGATCGCGACCCAGG ATACTATCGACCGAGGGATTATTTCTACGACAGCACCGCAGCCCCGGGCGCTTCCCGGGGTACGAGCTACCTCCACGACCGACCCGAGTCCTCGACACCGTCGAACAGCATCGGTCAGGAATCAGCCACAAACTCACCCAAGTCGCAGGACACTAACAAAGTATACAAGGATTAG
- the LOC124181315 gene encoding splicing factor, arginine/serine-rich 19 isoform X1, producing the protein MIPLLLGLLALGGARGSPSPSTSDTSRADTTPSASSALGALYRQARSDQYYTSRYAGDGLSVSSGTIGTRSPDSNEPRDAAYFESRCITCDPNKPSASGASDRGYRQKPRYDWYDYDLEDRRSPVSYRDRYDDYDRGRSPGYDYDQRYNRFGRYDLRPIYYGDRYENRYDRDRVYDRDPGYDRNYDRGYYERGNGYDNLDSRYPYESREDVRYYSPSRRPSYYEDPYVPRYDRRNRYGNRYEQSYDRYDPYDRIYSRKPAVDDRYIYDRFGSRGGSAGGIGYGGGAAGGGGGYFASGSSGSWGPGYDRGYASAWNYAGSRDRDRDRDNWRDRDFNRDRDPGYYRPRDYFYDSTAAPGASRGTSYLHDRPESSTPSNSIGQESATNSPKSQDTNKVYKD; encoded by the exons ATG ATACCGCTCCTCCTGGGATTGCTTGCTCTTGGTGGAGCGAGGGGTTCGCCGTCACCGTCGACGTCGGATACGTCGAGGGCGGACACGACGCCGTCAGCCTCGTCGGCGCTCGGCGCTCTCTACCGTCAGGCTCGTTCCGACCAATATTACACGAGCAGATACGCCGGGGACGGTTTATCCGTGAGTTCAGGAACAATCGGCACCCGGAGTCCGGATTCGAACGAGCCGAGAGACGCCGCCTATTTCGAATCACGATGCATCACCTGCGACCCGAACAAGCCCTCGGCGTCCGGCGCCTCTGATCGTGG GTACAGACAGAAGCCACGATACGACTGGTACGACTACGACCTTGAGGATCGAAGGTCACCCGTCAGCTACAGAGATCGATACGACGACTACGATCGAGGCAGGTCACCTGGGTACGATTACGATCAACGTTACAATCGATTTGGAAGATACGATTTACGGCCCATCTACTATGGCGACCG ATACGAGAATCGCTACGACCGCGATCGAGTCTACGATCGAGATCCAGGCTACGACCGAAACTACGACCGAGGTTATTACGAGCGGGGAAACGGATACGACAATCTGGATTCTCGCTACCCTTACGAGAGCCGAGAGGACGTCCGGTATTACAGCCCATCCAGGAGGCCAAGCTACTACGAGGATCCGTACGTGCCGCGATACGACCGACGCAACCGGTACGGAAATCGGTACGAGCAGTCCTACGACAGGTACGATCCCTATGACAGGATCTACAGCAGGAAACCCGCCGTCGACGATCGCTACATCTACGACCGATTCGGAAGCAGGGGAGGCAGCGCTGGTGGCATCGGATACGGAGGCGGCGCGGCGGGCGGAGGCGGAGGATACTTTGCTTCAGGGTCGTCTGGAAGCTGGGGACCGGGATACGACCGCGGATACGCCAGCGCCTGGAACTACGCCGGGAGCAGGGACAGAGACAGGGACAGGGACAACTGGAGGGACAGGGACTTCAACCGAGATCGCGACCCAGG ATACTATCGACCGAGGGATTATTTCTACGACAGCACCGCAGCCCCGGGCGCTTCCCGGGGTACGAGCTACCTCCACGACCGACCCGAGTCCTCGACACCGTCGAACAGCATCGGTCAGGAATCAGCCACAAACTCACCCAAGTCGCAGGACACTAACAAAGTATACAAGGATTAG